The following are from one region of the Bremerella sp. JC817 genome:
- a CDS encoding Na(+)-translocating NADH-quinone reductase subunit C, translating into MRRDSVGGTIMVAAVLCVVCSVIVSVAAVGLKPTQEKNAQLDKQRNVLAAAGKLMPEDSDEQVAEKFKTMIDRQIVNLDTGDIASEEELKEAGINPEDYDQEGARSKTSMNREIPKGALPGFTKTEKYSEVYVVKSPEGQIEGVVLPIYGKGLWSTLKGFIALQSDTKTAKGLTFYSHGETPGLGGEVDNPNWKAQWPGKKVRDDEGNVLIEVKKAGNVSDEKTQVDGLSGATITTNGVNNLVRFWLSDEGFGPYLNNLESKEKSDG; encoded by the coding sequence ATGCGACGTGATAGTGTAGGCGGAACCATCATGGTCGCTGCCGTTTTATGTGTGGTTTGCTCGGTCATCGTGAGCGTGGCTGCGGTTGGTCTTAAGCCGACCCAGGAAAAGAACGCTCAGCTCGACAAGCAACGCAACGTGTTGGCCGCGGCCGGCAAGTTGATGCCTGAAGATTCCGACGAACAAGTCGCCGAGAAGTTCAAGACGATGATCGATCGCCAGATCGTGAATCTCGACACCGGTGACATCGCTTCGGAAGAAGAACTCAAAGAAGCCGGAATCAATCCGGAAGACTACGACCAAGAAGGTGCTCGCAGCAAAACGAGCATGAATCGCGAGATCCCGAAAGGGGCTCTCCCGGGCTTCACCAAAACCGAGAAGTACTCGGAAGTGTACGTAGTCAAAAGTCCCGAAGGCCAGATCGAAGGCGTCGTGCTTCCGATTTACGGCAAGGGGCTGTGGTCGACGCTGAAGGGCTTTATCGCCTTGCAGTCCGACACCAAGACGGCGAAAGGTTTGACTTTCTACTCGCATGGCGAAACGCCAGGTCTGGGTGGTGAAGTCGACAACCCGAACTGGAAAGCTCAATGGCCAGGCAAGAAGGTCCGCGACGACGAAGGCAACGTCCTGATCGAAGTGAAGAAGGCTGGCAACGTCAGTGACGAAAAGACCCAGGTCGATGGTCTGTCGGGTGCGACGATCACGACGAATGGTGTCAACAACCTGGTGCGGTTCTGGCTCAGCGACGAAGGGTTTGGCCCTTACCTGAACAATCTTGAATCCAAGGAGAAGTCG